The genome window CCCAGTGAACTGAAGCAGAACTTGGTGGGGGCACGGTATGTCCAGCTAAGGGTCGTCAACAAGAGTAGAAAAAGAGATTAAAAAAGGACCCTTGGTCCTAGAGCCCGGCTCTTTGGATCACTTATGCTGCAGCCGCGAAGCTTTGAACTTGGACACCCTTTTGGGGGGCTCCTGGGGGACCTCGGGGCCCACCTCCTCCAGCCGTCTCTCTGGGAtggtgggcagggctgggggggccagggtaaggtggggggtggaggagggaagaggatccTTTTCCACCACCATGCCTGAGAAGGCCTGGGGACACAGAAGATCACAGTAGTTACTAGGGGAGGCATCATTCTAAGATGATTCTGGGATGTTGTTACTTTGTGCTGTGCCTGGTAACTGCAAAACGTTTGTCGATTTTGACCCTGGAATCAGAACTACGCACTTCTGAGCCTTGATTGACTGCTTTACTTTCTACACGCagtagaaataaaataaatgtaataaaatGCATTCGTATACTATACATATATCCTATTTGGATAAAAAGCATTGAATAAATCAATACAATTCATTAGTCATGGCACATCGGGACCCTCCTGGTGCCAACAGACGGCACCAACCAGCCGCTCGTTCAAGGGGCGTCCAGACACACCACTCTAGGCCCTACGAGACGTCTGCATGACGCGTCTGCGGGTTGGTACCTCAAAGTGGCAGGCGTGGCCCCCCGCGGTGGGGCTGTCCTCCTCAGTGACGCCGTCGCTGGTGTCGCTGTGCGTGGTGACGTCGTCGTGGCTCTGCGAGCGGAACAGCGTGCGGCGCTCCTCCAGATCGGCGGTGCTGCTCTCGCTCGTGTCGCTGCACACGCTGTTCTCGCGGCTGCGGGACTTCAGGATGGACTTCCTGGGGATCAGCTCGCCGTTCTTCACGTCCACGAACAACCTGCGCCGACAACCAATCACAACGCATCATGTCGTCAGACGGGCACACAGGACCAATCTGGGTcaaatcccccccccgccccaccggTGAATTGCGAGCGTCACCTGTACACGTCTGTGGGCGAGGTGATCTTGTGGTGCTCGTGGTGAGAGTGGCCGTTGCCGTTGCTGCCGCCgctgttcttcctcctcctcttcgcctGCTCCTTCTGTTCTTTCCTCTCGCTGAACTTCAGGGTCGTGTTCTTCCCTGTGTTTATCCTCACCTGAAAGGGAGacccagagaaagacagagggagggctaAGGGAGACGTCAAAGCAGCGAGTCGTTGATGGAATCAGTTGACAGAGCTGTCACGCTAACCTTCTTGGGTTCCACCGTGTGAGAGAAATAGATGGTGGGCAGTCGGctgccctcctcgtcctcctcctcgcccctggCTGCGGGCCGTGTGACCCCGTTGACCTGGGAGCTGGGAGGGGCTGGTTTTCCGCCCTCGCCCTGACCCAGTCCCTTCTCACGGTGGccctcctcgctctccttttcttcctcagaggaagaggagtcGTCACCGTTGGTTACTGCACTTCCCGACCTGGCAGGAGGACATGGTCTGTTAGAATGTGCCTGGTGGGCAAGGGTGGGGGGCACCAATGAAAATTTTTCAAGTTTGTATAAAAGGTTGGGggttattgagagagagagagagagagagagagagagagagagagagagagagagagagagagagagagagggagacagagagcgaggagagagagcgagagagcgaggagagagacagagagtgagacagagagtgaatgTGTGCACGCCTCGTACCTGTCCTGCTcgtcctgctcttcctcctgtttCTCCAGCTCGTCTAGTTTAGCCCACAGCTCCTCCTCGGACAGAACTCCtttcctgctccctccatctccacctccaccactcccatcctcctctccctccaggtccACAACAGCCTCTAGCTTGGGCTTGGAGTGGGACTTGTGGGCCACTCGCTGCTTTCCTGGGTGTGGACAGACGTCTAATCAGTTTACCAGACCTCTACACTTTGTGTAGTTCAGTGTCATCTATTCACTAGATTGTCATTGGGGCCTGTAGAACAGACTCACCTTTGGAGACGATTATTTTCTCCTTGTTTTCAACCTCTTCTCTGATGTCAACATAGTCCCCTTTAccctgggagagacaggagacttCAGCATGCAGTGGGTGAGGAGGTTGATATGGAGGCCTGAAAGGGCTGACACCTACCTCAGACAGTTTCCCCAGGTCCTGTGTGAAACTAACTCTGGCCTCAAAGTTCTTCCTTGTCTTTTGCAAGTCATCCACGGCACTCTTCACATCTGCGAAATGGAAGACACAGAAAATGAGCAAAAATAAAAATTGGTTATTCTCATTTCAATCCGCGTAGCGCAGGGAGAGGAAAGTGATGACACAAACAGTTAAATGCCTTCTGCCCTGTGTGATTCCTCGGATCATTAAATCTTCACAACAATTAGGAACCTCTCTGCTAATAGCGGCAAAGGGGACCGGGGTTGCCATGGCGATCGTGAGCCGTCCAGCCCCGCAGTAGCTGGAAGGGGAAAGAGGTCAAAGGGAGAGGGGCTGACGAGACAACAGCTGTGTGACAGGACCCAGCCAGCCATGCTGGGGACCTCCAGGACCTGGGCTGTGTGGATGCAGGCGgcgcaggggaggagggcaggggaggagggcaggggaggagggcaggggaggagggcaggggaggagggcaggggaggagtgcCGGGGAGGAGGGCCGGGGAGGacgacaggggaggagggcaggggaggagggcaggagaggggggcaggggaggagggcaggggaggagggggtgtaagCTACGTTGCGTTTCTGTTTCACCGCACTCCAATTTTGTTCACATCACAGTGGGATAGCTGAGCCCATAGGACTTGTCAAAGAGCTTTTCAGAGGACACGGCCGGTAGACAGGGAGATATGCTGAGTCGTAGCCTGTATTATAGAACTACAACATAGCCTATTGTACAACTGGAACATTTCCAGAGCTAAAGCCTAAAATAGACACAGCTCTTTTAGTCCTGCGGAAAAGTTAAAAACCCAAAGGAGGAAGAACGCCAAATAAGAAACACATTGGCTGCAAAAGTACACAATACTAATTAACATTTGTTTCATCACATAGATAAGCAAAGGCTGGGTAAACTTGCAGACTGCTGTTTACAAACAGATACATATTTAATTGATTGACTTTATTCTCTGTCTCGATCCCTCCGTCAATAGAGATGAAAGCTACCATGTTACCAATGCCCTGCATCATGACCACACATTGTAAACACCGTCTCTCATGAAAAGTTCATTTAAAGAGCAGTCGATCAAGGAGACAATCGATTACCAAACCTAAAGGTTAAACCGCATCGCCCTCTAGTGGACTGAAATATGTAGTGTTGAGACAAACAATcattcaacacacacgcacatattctctggtaaaaaaaaagacactGGAAACCAACTCACGTTGTTTTCTGTGCCCCACTATCTCCTGGGCCTGCTTGGCAGAACACTTGGCAAACCAGTTGTCTCCTAGCAGAACTGTGATCTCGTTGGTGTGGACCATCTTCCCCGGCATGAAGGCCAGAGGGCCGAACGGCACCTGATCCAACATGGAGGAGCGAGATGAAGCGTTAAAGAAGACACGTCACGGGGGAGTTCAGAACAAGGTGACAGTCGTAGAGAAGCTGGAGCTGTGTGATGCAGACTGTTgcggcgggagggagggggaggagggtgtttGCAGCAGTGACTGCTGCTTTGGGACCTATTAGTGCTGTGTTAGCCTGTTACCATGGACCCTGTCTCTTAAACACTGGGTCATACCATGATGTCATAGGACAGCTTGTCCGGGAGGGTTCGGAGGCGTTCTTCCAGGGCATCGTAGTCTCCCTCTACCTTCTTCCTGTTAGATAAAAAAAATCGGATTGTCAGGTGACAATTACTCCATTGGTTCACCATTCTTTATATGTGATATATGATTCTAGATGAAGTATGCACAACAAACGTCTTTAGATTAGTGGATAATCCTGACACTAGCCCACTTAAGAAGATGCAAGGAGATGCCTATTGTGATTGAGTGGAGGAGGCATTGAATCAGTGTTTGGCCAGTGGAGACTAAACTCACCAGTGCTGAATTTGACCATCACAGTCTTTCACCACCTGTTAAGAAACTCAAGTGTTACTGTTTGAAACGACAATATCAAACTCAACACGCTGCCTTCTCTCATATCTACTATATGGATAGACTAGGCTAAACTGGGTGATTCAGTCATAGCATTGGACATCTCCCTGACTCATGCATTACATCGCCACATATCAGCCACTTCTGCTAAGAACATTAAAACAGCATGTAAACAAaatgtataaatgtaaatgtaaatgtagacttGCTTTgtagaaaataaacaaaattcTGGTTTCTTGGAATATTTCCTTTTTAAAGAAACTTCTCGACCCATGCATTACACTGCAACATATCAGGTAGTTCAACTTTGTCTTTTTTTGGAAGACAGTCCTCCAGGCTATGCTGGACATGGGGTCAAAGCCCACACTCTTCCCAGATCCCCCCAACCTCCAGTGGGGCCCTGGGGTGGGGCTCCTCCCCAGCCAGCCATACATCACCACGTCTGGGCCGCAGCAGGCTGGAACACCTGGGGACTGGTTCAGGATTTTCCTCCCTTTTGTGTACATcaaatgttgtttgtttgtttttatacatTTGTTTCTGTTTTCGTAGGACAGCGTCACAAACTGTTCTTAAAAGTGTCTGATACTAatgtttgtttagaaagaggaGGTAGGCTCCAAACAATTTATGCTCAACACATTATcccacattttattttattactgtGCTGTCATCTGTAGGACGTTAGCCCAGACATACAGGCTGTGCAGAATGAGGATGCATtagaaaaactgtaatcttAATAAGGTCTAAAACTGTTCGTCAATTTTAAGGCAAACGTAGAAGCTTTTCCCCAGTCGGTTCAAAGGTTCGACTACCTTTAAATCTGCATCCAACTGGGCCAACGGCTCTAAACAGCCACTTCAAATGTGTAACATGTATCATGGTGCAATGTTAACAACAATGCATGCTTTAAAAAACATTGCGTTGTCACATTTGAACATTTTCATTATTGAGAGC of Osmerus mordax isolate fOsmMor3 chromosome 4, fOsmMor3.pri, whole genome shotgun sequence contains these proteins:
- the uri1 gene encoding unconventional prefoldin RPB5 interactor 1 is translated as MDKKSKMNIDIPRGIEKLREEHMKVVKDCDGQIQHWKKVEGDYDALEERLRTLPDKLSYDIMVPFGPLAFMPGKMVHTNEITVLLGDNWFAKCSAKQAQEIVGHRKQHVKSAVDDLQKTRKNFEARVSFTQDLGKLSEGKGDYVDIREEVENKEKIIVSKGKQRVAHKSHSKPKLEAVVDLEGEEDGSGGGGDGGSRKGVLSEEELWAKLDELEKQEEEQDEQDRSGSAVTNGDDSSSSEEEKESEEGHREKGLGQGEGGKPAPPSSQVNGVTRPAARGEEEDEEGSRLPTIYFSHTVEPKKVRINTGKNTTLKFSERKEQKEQAKRRRKNSGGSNGNGHSHHEHHKITSPTDVYRLFVDVKNGELIPRKSILKSRSRENSVCSDTSESSTADLEERRTLFRSQSHDDVTTHSDTSDGVTEEDSPTAGGHACHFEAFSGMVVEKDPLPSSTPHLTLAPPALPTIPERRLEEVGPEVPQEPPKRVSKFKASRLQHK